The Macaca mulatta isolate MMU2019108-1 chromosome 9, T2T-MMU8v2.0, whole genome shotgun sequence genomic sequence TATCTAGAAGTCTGTGTCTCTAGAAGGAAAATAAGCATGTAGTTCATGTAAAAATGTTATCAAGTAATTAAAAGTGTTAAAATAGAGATATACTAGAGTATATTCCTTGTTTTACCCCCACTGGAAACTTTTGTCTGATGTATTTTGAGAATTGAATCCTATTCCAGGCATCGCATTggaaaaatattgataaattggaGAATCTCCAGAGGTGGGTTAACAAGCAGGTAAGGGTTCTAAAAACCACATCCTGTGCAGAATGTTTGAAGGACCTAGCTATATTTAACCTACATAAGAGAAGTTTAAGAATACATAAAGCAGCTCTTGATCCATTTGAAGGTTTGACTTGAGAAGAAAAGTTACACTTGTTCTGTGTGGCATCAGAAGGACAAACTAGGATAGGGAACTAGGCATCATAGCAAGCCGACTTTGGCTGAAACTCAGCCTGTCTCTTGGTagaattgcctttttaaaaagtgactagCATTTGTTGAGAGCATACTAAGAGTTTTGCTATATAATCTCATATGACCCCTATGACAGTCCAATGAGAATGTATCTGCATTTGCACATTGAAAAACTAAGGCTTGGAAAGCTTAAGAAAATAGTATGTGATAGAGCCAGGATTGGAACCCAAATCCATGGACCTCAGCAGAACCAGACAGGACCCTCTTGTGCAGGGCTGTCCAGCAGGACCTAACTCCCCTTTTATTAAAGAAGCTCAAGCAGAGATGAGCTAGTGTCAAGAATGATATGAAATGAACTCTTCATTGAAAAGGAGGCTGTACTACAGGGCTTCTTAAATCTCTTCCAATTCTTATTTTTGATTCTTCAAATAATcatatttattagaaaatataactcacattttaaacacattttagcATTGAAGTTACTATTGAAGCTATTGTTAGTAGGGCTTAAGTTGACTTCCTCACtgctttcattttaattcttaaaaagaaCAGGAGGTGGAGAGTTTTATTTTCATACTTAGTAGACATCACATCTCATCACATCTCATCATTCAACAATTAGGCATTCATTCATCCAAAAAAGGTTTAATGAGCATCTTTGCAACCTGTGCTTTGATGGGTGCAAGGGATAAATGGCAAACAAGCCTCAGAGGCTTCTGCCTTACTGGAGAAGTCTGTAacctttaaattataaattagcgAACTATAACTATAACTTAAAACTCAAAGGAAATATTAGGTTTGTAGGAAAATATTCCATTTAGCTCAgtgctttcaaaattttctacCAAAGTGTCCCTAACAGCCAAGGAGAATAAATGCCTTGTACCCTACAGAGTCTAGTGAAGCAGCTTGAGGGAAGCCTCTGCAAGCCAAGGCTACTTTGACAGTGCATGGCTTTTCCTAGCAAGTCACACAaatgtgtttttctctgttttagtataaaaataatgttttatcatACCCACTGTCACTAAAATTGAAACTCCAAGATGCTTTGATACCCACTACAGTGTTTATCCTGGGGGTATATACATTCCAGTTTAATAAGCCAATGCTTATAGAATATCTTATATTTAAAGTTTTCCTCCCATTAGGGAAAAACTATTTTCAAGGAAGCCCTATGGGTACAGGAATTTTTATTAATCAAAGATAGATATTCATACTTGTTAAGTCATAAggaacattttacttatttttctttaatgtttctcCTACAGATTgttgaataaagtaaaatatagaaaatgatatAGGTTGGTGAAACGGAATAAGAAAAAACATACTTGAAAGAGTAGAATGTAATTACCTTTGGTACTTGAGAATTATTTGAAGTTACAAAGGTTGGCAGAAATATTATACACATATGCTGCGAAGATTCCATGATTGGTTAGCAGGACATGTACCTGAGACTAAGTTACTAGCATTCATCACATTTATATAGGTTTTGAAGCTAAAAGGATGATTCTAAATAAAATTCTCTCACAAGCATGCATGgcagtcttctttttaaaatcgATATCGCTTGTTTTAGGGAAATGAGgatacataaaaatttatatgtaataattcagtgaatataatttttttgtttgtttaggagAAAAGCCATATGAATGCCCAAACTGCAAGAAACGCTTTTCCCATTCTGGCTCCTATAGCTCACACATAAGCAGTAAGAAATGTATCAGCTTGATACCTGTGAATGGGCGACCAAGAACAGGACTCAAGACATCTCAGTGTTCTTCACCGTCTCTTTCAGCATCACCAGGCAGCCCCACACGACCACAGATACGGCAAAAGATAGAGAATAAACCCCTTCAGGAACAGCTTTCTGTTAACCAAATTAAAACTGAACCTGTGGATTATGAATTCAAACCCATAGTGGTTGCTTCAGGAATCAACTGTTCAACCCCTTTACAAAATGGGGTTTTCACTGGTGGTGGCCCATTACAGGCAACCAGTTCTCCTCAGGGCGTGGTGCAAGCTGTTGTTCTGCCAACAGTTGGTTTGGTGTCTCCCATAAGTATCAATTTAAGTGATATTCAGAATGTACTTAAAGTGGCAGTAGATGGTAATGTAATACGACAAGTGTTGGAGAATAATCAAGCCAGTCTTGCATCCAAAGAACAAGAAACAATCAATGCTTCACCCATACAACAAGGTGGCCATTCTGTTATTTCAGCCATCAGTCTTCCTTTGGTTGATCAAGATGGAACAACCAAAATTATCATCAACTATAGTCTTGAGCAGCCTAGCCAACTTCAAGTTGttcctcaaaatttaaaaaaagaaaatccagttgCTACAAACAGTTGTAAAAGTGAAAAGTTACCAGAAGATCTTACTGTTAAGTCTGAGAAGGACAAAAGCTTTGAAGGGGGGGTGAATGATAGCACTTGTCTTCTGTGTGATGATTGTCCAGGAGATATTAATGCACTTCCAGAATTAAAGCACTATGACCTAAAGCAGCCTACTCAGCCTCCTCCACTCCCTGCAGCAGAAGCTGAGAAACCTGAGTCCTCTGTTTCATCAGCTACTGGAGATGGCAATTTATCTCCCAGTCAGCCACCTTTAAAGAACCTCTTGTCTCTCCTAAAAGCATATTATGCTTTGAATGCACAACCAAGTGCAGAAGAGCTCTCAAAAATTGCTGATTCAGTAAACCTACCACTGGATGTAGTAAAAAAGTGGTTTGAAAAGATGCAAGCTGGACAGATTTCAGTGCAGTCTTCTGAACCATCTTCTCCTGAACCAGGCAAAGTAAATATCCCTTCCAAGAACAATGATCAGCCTCAATCTGCAAATGCAAATGAACCCCAGGACAGCACAGTAAACCTACAAAGTCCTTTGAAGATGACTAACTCCCCAGTTTTACCAGTGGGATCAACCACCAATGGTTCCAGAAGTAGTACACCATCCCCATCACCTCTAAACCTTTCCTCATCCAGAAATACACAGGGTTACTTGTACACAGCTGAGGGTGCACAAGAAGAGCCACAAGTAGAACCTCTTGATCTTTCACTACCAAAGCAACAGGGAGAATTATTAGAAAGGTCAACTATCACTAGTGTTTACCAGAACAGTGTTTATTCTGTCCAGGAAGAACCCTTGAACTTGTCTTGCGCAAAAAAGGAGCCACAAAAGGACAGTTGTGTTACAGACTCAGAACCAGTTGTAAATGTAATCCCACCAAGTGCCAACCCCATAAATATCGCTATACCTACAGTCACTGCCCAGTTACCCACAATCGTGGCCATTGCTGACCAGAACAGTGTTCCATGCTTACGAGCACTAGCTGCCAATAAGCAAACGATTCTGATTCCCCAGGTGGCATACACATACTCAACTACAGTCAGCCCTGCAGTCCAAGAACCACCCTTGAAAGTGATCCAGCCAAATGGAAATCAGGTAAAAACCCCCAATCCTGAACCTGGCTAGTAAAATGCTATTTGATTAATTTCAATTAAGTTTGTCTAATAAATATCAGTCCTGTAGAGCCAACTAGGTCATTTTTAAAAGGATCAATGTCTGCTTTAACTTTTCTGGTGTGATGTCTTCAGTTGGTTGTTTGCTAATCCAGGGTATTGTTACCAGCTTGAAGTTTGGAATGCTATGCTATTGTGAAAGATGATTTATAAGTCTCAGCTAAAAACCTGTTtgaagttagaaataaaaaaacaaaattgaaatactCACTAATTGGGTTTCTGTTTGTATAGCTAAATTCCTGAATTAGTAATAGTTTCTGCCTTGATTATGgtcattaataaatgaaaatatgttccCATTCACAGGTTCATACCAGGCAAACTTATCTATCACTTTTATATACTAATACATCTGTTTATAAAAGGTTTTAATTAAACAGGAATGAAGTATACAAAGAACGTATCTTGTGAATTTACTGATCATTTTATGAACTGTGCATAAACAGTGTTCAGTCATAATGTATATGAGGAAGTGTGGCTGTGAACCtaaaaatatgtatgcattttcCTCCTTAACTATCACTAGTGTTTACGAGAACAGTGTTTATTCTGTCCAGGAAGAACCCTTGAACTGGTCTTACCCCAAAACCCACAATAGTTTTGGATAGAGCTATTGTATGCCTCATTGTCCAGACTTTTTCCATGTCACTGATGTTgatgttttcccattttttccaTCAATTTCTGATGGAATCAAATGAATACTAGAGACAAATTtgatattttatgcaaatattttctgtaagtaTAATAATTTCAATATCCTGCTCAAACGTGTATTTGCTGCTTTTCCCTTAAATATTGCTACTGATTGGGTTTCCTGTATTTGTGATAACTCTTGAAAAAAATTTCTTACATGATCATTGAATTCCTCTAAATTTTTAGTGTACAGAACACTTTGAATGCCTTTGAATAGAAAAAGAGCCATCCTTAGCATTTCATATAGAATCACATGTCACGTGACTAGATCAAATAGCGGTGATAGTCAAGTTACTTCAGCACCGGGGCCACTCACAAGTGACAGGAACAAATGGCTGCACTTCTCTTGCCTCATAAAGCCATAGGAAATATTGTGAAAAACCTTCAACTTTTAGAAAATTTGTGGGTTTGAGGCAATGGCATGGAACACTCTAGATAAGGTAGAAAGATCTTAGGGGACCCAGTTCCACAACAGGCTCCCTGCAGGGTTATTCGGCTTACATAAGAACGTGCTGCCCAAAATTATCTCCATGAGACTGCCTGGAGTTTCTTTTTATCGCCCTGGAATTCTAAAGGTTCATTTTGACTAGCAATTATTTCTGTTAAAAAGACCCTCCTGCATTGTTTTTCCATCTTGCTCCTTAGACAAGTGGTAGAGCACACCTCTCTTTTCAAAGAGACCGTGGAGGTTAAAGAACCCTGAAGTTCTGGAGGATACAATTGAAAGACcaggttttaaaaatagaatgttaACTTTTGCTTAGTGAAACCcagaatgaaaaaatgaaggcaaCTGATGCAGGTAGTAATGAGTGATTAATTAGCAAACTAATAAGTTAAAACCTGCAAATTTCTCGTAAAGTAATGATTTACATGAAACCAGATAAACTCTGttactatatattttacatgttttcttttgggTGTCCTTGCTTTCTTTCCAGTACCAGTTGAGTATATGTCTTTGCTATAGTTTTGACCGTGTTATCCCCAACCTCACTCTTGTCCTTGTCACCTCCACCTGTGATCTGGTCCCACCCTTGGGGCGCATGTGCAGTGAGGATCAGTGTACTTGCTTTGGTCAAGTCCTTGAAAGTATAAAAGTATAAGTTAAAGTAGTTCTTTATCTCATACTTTTATGTATATCTCTTGTTTATCttttaatgttaaattaaattttctcACACCTTTCTTCCTCTAGGATGAAAGACAAGATACTAGCTCAGAAGGAGTATCAAATGTAGAGGATCAGAATGACTCTGATTCTACACCACCCAAAAAGAAAATGCGGAAGACAGAAAATGGAATGTATGCTTGTGACTTGTGTGATAAGATATTCCAAAAGAGTAGTTCATTATTGAGACATAAATATGAACACACAGGTATGTCAGTGAACACAAACATATTCAAAAGTGTCCATGATATGATATACTGGAAGatgcaaaattaaaaactaaagttttagaattttctttcttcttctttttttttttttttttttttttaattttattttgagacaaggtctggctctagtcacccaggctggagtgcagtggcacgcagtcttcatctcagctcactgcaacctccgtctcctgggcccaagccatcctttcatctcagcctcctcagtagctgggactataggcacatacgactgcacccagccaatttttatatagacaggttttgccatgttgcccaggctagtcttgaactaatgagctcaagccatctacccacctcggcctcccaaagtgctgggattacaggcatgagccaccacgctcaacCCAgagttaattttcttattttttacttctcTGATCTGGCCATTTTCACCTGTTTGCCCACTTCTACCTAGTACTTAAGGTCTGGGCCTTTTGGTTTTTTGCttcatctgttttttgttgttgttttttttttccatgacttAATTCCTTTAAGCTGACACAGCATTTATTACGTCCACATTCATTTAATGCAAACTTATGCTATATTAATAAAAACAGTACATAGTATccattaataaaaaatatgagaCCAGTGGACTAAAGTCATAGGAAGACAGGATCTGGCTTCATAAAAGAAAAAGCTGCTTCTTCGTAAGTGTGCAGCAAGCTGTCCTGGCAAGTCAAGATCTTTTGTTTTAAGTAAGAAGTTCTGCCTAAGAGGTTGGACTAGAAGATTCTAAGATCCTGTAATTCTGAGATCCTGTAATTCTGCCACAAAATATGCCTCCTTAGATTGACTCAGGGATGGCAACTATAGCACACAGGCCAAAGGCAAGCATACCCATGTTTTTCTAAGGCCTGTGAGGTAAGAATggtcgtttttgtttttgtttttacatttttaaatgattgaaaaagatgaaaagagtATTTATGACTGACGAAAATTATGTGAAAGTCAAATATCAGCGTCCCTAAATAAAATGAGTTGGAAGACAGCATCgcccattcatttacattttgtcTATGTCACCTTTCATGCTGTTCTACAATGGCAGGATTGAGAAGCTGCTACACAGACCATTTGGCCTGCAAAGCCTTTTAATACTCACTACCCTTTACGGAAAATAGTTGCCAACTCCCGGCCTATTTCATTCCTTCCATCAGTGAAGTACTGATAAATTTTAACACCTGGTTCTCTGAAGGGTGAGGAAGCCCTGATTTGTGGTGTTTGCAGCTTTTTGCGGCATAAATACTCCGATCATGGTGGATTTCAAACTTGAATGTGATATCAATCAGCTTGCAGAATTCCTGAAAATTTAGCAGTAGACTCTCCAGCCAGTACAAACTGGCTCCAGCACGGTCCTGTGTCTCTCTAACATGGGTTGCTGTAAAAGGGGCTGGATTCATCCTGAGCTCTTTAATCCCCTACCCGCTCTTCCCTGCCCCCACTACCAGCCATTATGACTACAGTATCCATATTTATCTTTCATATTCTTAAACTGTTTCAGTGTATTTTTTACTCTTgtgagaaaagataaaattgttttttccttcttcaatcTGTGGATTCATACAGTGACACTTGGGAGGTTCTTGGAGCTAAAAACTAGTGTTATATAACAGAAAGTCACACCTCTCAAAACCAGCCCCTTGTAACTCAGTCCTCTGGTTCTCAGAGATCTAAGAAAAGTTAGAAAATCCCCTTCCTCTTCAGGCAAAGTTAAATATTAGCAATTatcaaagtgaaaaatatatatgaaaaactacactgtttctaaaattaaaaatcatttctgcATTTGTTAGTGTTACCTGCTTGATAGCTCTGACATTGGACATTCTCGATCCTGACTGTGATCTGTTGCCAGTCCTTTTCGTGTCTGCGCAGCAATACTCCTCTAGCCCATGCGTTCTCAGGAGGGGCAGTATTGCCCTCACGGGCCAAAACTTGTTTCTTAGGGGGCAAAAAAGTCTGAGATACTACAATGGCTGTGGTTTTCTAAAGAAGCTCAGCATATACAATGTATATTTATGAgttttatcatatataaaaagtatatcGTAAACATTAAAATTTCATTGGGGGCAGAGCTTgtgactaggaaaaaaaaaatgactttttaggGACCTTACTGGTAGTGATAATGAAGAACACAAGGTGAGCAGCACGTCTGTCCCTGCCTGCCCTCACCGTGCTCACTCACTACCAGACATCTACTCCCAGCTGCACTTGGCCCATTTTCCACCTCGCCGTCATGATGCTTGTATTTTTGGCATTTCAATCTCATGTAGCTCCCATTGACCTAATCAACTGCACAGCAGAGTGTAGAGCACTACTTTTTTAATGCAAAGAACAAATTGCAGTATTATATTGCAAAGAGTTTGGgacctggaaatatttttaaaatgaaactaacAACCCTCCCCTTTCTACAACCTGAAGTACCCCAAAAACCATGTAAGGATTTTATTTGCTGAATACCACCATTTTAT encodes the following:
- the ZEB1 gene encoding zinc finger E-box-binding homeobox 1 isoform X3, with protein sequence MKVTNYNTVVETNSDSDDEDKLHIVEEESVTDAADCEGVPEDDLPTDQTVLPGRSSEREGNAKNCWEDDTGKEGQEILGPEAQADEAGCTVKDDECESDAENEQNHDPNVEEFLQQQDTAVIFPEAPEEDQRQGTPEASGHDENGTPDAFSQLLTCPYCDRGYKRFTSLKEHIKYRHEKNEDNFSCSLCSYTFAYRTQLERHMTSHKSGRDQRHVTQSGCNRKFKCTECGKAFKYKHHLKEHLRIHSGEKPYECPNCKKRFSHSGSYSSHISSKKCISLIPVNGRPRTGLKTSQCSSPSLSASPGSPTRPQIRQKIENKPLQEQLSVNQIKTEPVDYEFKPIVVASGINCSTPLQNGVFTGGGPLQATSSPQGVVQAVVLPTVGLVSPISINLSDIQNVLKVAVDGNVIRQVLENNQASLASKEQETINASPIQQGGHSVISAISLPLVDQDGTTKIIINYSLEQPSQLQVVPQNLKKENPVATNSCKSEKLPEDLTVKSEKDKSFEGGVNDSTCLLCDDCPGDINALPELKHYDLKQPTQPPPLPAAEAEKPESSVSSATGDGNLSPSQPPLKNLLSLLKAYYALNAQPSAEELSKIADSVNLPLDVVKKWFEKMQAGQISVQSSEPSSPEPGKVNIPSKNNDQPQSANANEPQDSTVNLQSPLKMTNSPVLPVGSTTNGSRSSTPSPSPLNLSSSRNTQGYLYTAEGAQEEPQVEPLDLSLPKQQGELLERSTITSVYQNSVYSVQEEPLNLSCAKKEPQKDSCVTDSEPVVNVIPPSANPINIAIPTVTAQLPTIVAIADQNSVPCLRALAANKQTILIPQVAYTYSTTVSPAVQEPPLKVIQPNGNQDERQDTSSEGVSNVEDQNDSDSTPPKKKMRKTENGMYACDLCDKIFQKSSSLLRHKYEHTGKRPHECGICKKAFKHKHHLIEHMRLHSGEKPYQCDKCGKRFSHSGSYSQHMNHRYSYCKREAEERDSTEQEEAGPEILSNEHVGARASPSQGDSDERESLTREDDEDSEKEEEEEDKEMEELQEEKECEKPQGDEEEEEEEEEEAEEEEVEDAENEGEAAKPEGLMKDDRAESQASSLGQKVSESSEQVSEEKTNEA
- the ZEB1 gene encoding zinc finger E-box-binding homeobox 1 isoform X4; its protein translation is MKVTNYNTVVETNSDSDDEDKLHIVEEESVTDAADCEGVPEDDLPTDQTVLPGRSSEREGNAKNCWEDDRKEGQEILGPEAQADEAGCTVKDDECESDAENEQNHDPNVEEFLQQQDTAVIFPEAPEEDQRQGTPEASGHDENGTPDAFSQLLTCPYCDRGYKRFTSLKEHIKYRHEKNEDNFSCSLCSYTFAYRTQLERHMTSHKSGRDQRHVTQSGCNRKFKCTECGKAFKYKHHLKEHLRIHSGEKPYECPNCKKRFSHSGSYSSHISSKKCISLIPVNGRPRTGLKTSQCSSPSLSASPGSPTRPQIRQKIENKPLQEQLSVNQIKTEPVDYEFKPIVVASGINCSTPLQNGVFTGGGPLQATSSPQGVVQAVVLPTVGLVSPISINLSDIQNVLKVAVDGNVIRQVLENNQASLASKEQETINASPIQQGGHSVISAISLPLVDQDGTTKIIINYSLEQPSQLQVVPQNLKKENPVATNSCKSEKLPEDLTVKSEKDKSFEGGVNDSTCLLCDDCPGDINALPELKHYDLKQPTQPPPLPAAEAEKPESSVSSATGDGNLSPSQPPLKNLLSLLKAYYALNAQPSAEELSKIADSVNLPLDVVKKWFEKMQAGQISVQSSEPSSPEPGKVNIPSKNNDQPQSANANEPQDSTVNLQSPLKMTNSPVLPVGSTTNGSRSSTPSPSPLNLSSSRNTQGYLYTAEGAQEEPQVEPLDLSLPKQQGELLERSTITSVYQNSVYSVQEEPLNLSCAKKEPQKDSCVTDSEPVVNVIPPSANPINIAIPTVTAQLPTIVAIADQNSVPCLRALAANKQTILIPQVAYTYSTTVSPAVQEPPLKVIQPNGNQDERQDTSSEGVSNVEDQNDSDSTPPKKKMRKTENGMYACDLCDKIFQKSSSLLRHKYEHTGKRPHECGICKKAFKHKHHLIEHMRLHSGEKPYQCDKCGKRFSHSGSYSQHMNHRYSYCKREAEERDSTEQEEAGPEILSNEHVGARASPSQGDSDERESLTREDDEDSEKEEEEEDKEMEELQEEKECEKPQGDEEEEEEEEEEAEEEEVEDAENEGEAAKPEGLMKDDRAESQASSLGQKVSESSEQVSEEKTNEA
- the ZEB1 gene encoding zinc finger E-box-binding homeobox 1 isoform X5: MTSHKSGRDQRHVTQSGCNRKFKCTECGKAFKYKHHLKEHLRIHSGEKPYECPNCKKRFSHSGSYSSHISSKKCISLIPVNGRPRTGLKTSQCSSPSLSASPGSPTRPQIRQKIENKPLQEQLSVNQIKTEPVDYEFKPIVVASGINCSTPLQNGVFTGGGPLQATSSPQGVVQAVVLPTVGLVSPISINLSDIQNVLKVAVDGNVIRQVLENNQASLASKEQETINASPIQQGGHSVISAISLPLVDQDGTTKIIINYSLEQPSQLQVVPQNLKKENPVATNSCKSEKLPEDLTVKSEKDKSFEGGVNDSTCLLCDDCPGDINALPELKHYDLKQPTQPPPLPAAEAEKPESSVSSATGDGNLSPSQPPLKNLLSLLKAYYALNAQPSAEELSKIADSVNLPLDVVKKWFEKMQAGQISVQSSEPSSPEPGKVNIPSKNNDQPQSANANEPQDSTVNLQSPLKMTNSPVLPVGSTTNGSRSSTPSPSPLNLSSSRNTQGYLYTAEGAQEEPQVEPLDLSLPKQQGELLERSTITSVYQNSVYSVQEEPLNLSCAKKEPQKDSCVTDSEPVVNVIPPSANPINIAIPTVTAQLPTIVAIADQNSVPCLRALAANKQTILIPQVAYTYSTTVSPAVQEPPLKVIQPNGNQDERQDTSSEGVSNVEDQNDSDSTPPKKKMRKTENGMYACDLCDKIFQKSSSLLRHKYEHTGKRPHECGICKKAFKHKHHLIEHMRLHSGEKPYQCDKCGKRFSHSGSYSQHMNHRYSYCKREAEERDSTEQEEAGPEILSNEHVGARASPSQGDSDERESLTREDDEDSEKEEEEEDKEMEELQEEKECEKPQGDEEEEEEEEEEAEEEEVEDAENEGEAAKPEGLMKDDRAESQASSLGQKVSESSEQVSEEKTNEA
- the ZEB1 gene encoding zinc finger E-box-binding homeobox 1 isoform X1; protein product: MADGPRCKRRKQANPRRNNVTNYNTVVETNSDSDDEDKLHIVEEESVTDAADCEGVPEDDLPTDQTVLPGRSSEREGNAKNCWEDDTGKEGQEILGPEAQADEAGCTVKDDECESDAENEQNHDPNVEEFLQQQDTAVIFPEAPEEDQRQGTPEASGHDENGTPDAFSQLLTCPYCDRGYKRFTSLKEHIKYRHEKNEDNFSCSLCSYTFAYRTQLERHMTSHKSGRDQRHVTQSGCNRKFKCTECGKAFKYKHHLKEHLRIHSGEKPYECPNCKKRFSHSGSYSSHISSKKCISLIPVNGRPRTGLKTSQCSSPSLSASPGSPTRPQIRQKIENKPLQEQLSVNQIKTEPVDYEFKPIVVASGINCSTPLQNGVFTGGGPLQATSSPQGVVQAVVLPTVGLVSPISINLSDIQNVLKVAVDGNVIRQVLENNQASLASKEQETINASPIQQGGHSVISAISLPLVDQDGTTKIIINYSLEQPSQLQVVPQNLKKENPVATNSCKSEKLPEDLTVKSEKDKSFEGGVNDSTCLLCDDCPGDINALPELKHYDLKQPTQPPPLPAAEAEKPESSVSSATGDGNLSPSQPPLKNLLSLLKAYYALNAQPSAEELSKIADSVNLPLDVVKKWFEKMQAGQISVQSSEPSSPEPGKVNIPSKNNDQPQSANANEPQDSTVNLQSPLKMTNSPVLPVGSTTNGSRSSTPSPSPLNLSSSRNTQGYLYTAEGAQEEPQVEPLDLSLPKQQGELLERSTITSVYQNSVYSVQEEPLNLSCAKKEPQKDSCVTDSEPVVNVIPPSANPINIAIPTVTAQLPTIVAIADQNSVPCLRALAANKQTILIPQVAYTYSTTVSPAVQEPPLKVIQPNGNQDERQDTSSEGVSNVEDQNDSDSTPPKKKMRKTENGMYACDLCDKIFQKSSSLLRHKYEHTGKRPHECGICKKAFKHKHHLIEHMRLHSGEKPYQCDKCGKRFSHSGSYSQHMNHRYSYCKREAEERDSTEQEEAGPEILSNEHVGARASPSQGDSDERESLTREDDEDSEKEEEEEDKEMEELQEEKECEKPQGDEEEEEEEEEEAEEEEVEDAENEGEAAKPEGLMKDDRAESQASSLGQKVSESSEQVSEEKTNEA
- the ZEB1 gene encoding zinc finger E-box-binding homeobox 1 isoform X2, which translates into the protein MADGPRCKRRKQANPRRNNVTNYNTVVETNSDSDDEDKLHIVEEESVTDAADCEGVPEDDLPTDQTVLPGRSSEREGNAKNCWEDDRKEGQEILGPEAQADEAGCTVKDDECESDAENEQNHDPNVEEFLQQQDTAVIFPEAPEEDQRQGTPEASGHDENGTPDAFSQLLTCPYCDRGYKRFTSLKEHIKYRHEKNEDNFSCSLCSYTFAYRTQLERHMTSHKSGRDQRHVTQSGCNRKFKCTECGKAFKYKHHLKEHLRIHSGEKPYECPNCKKRFSHSGSYSSHISSKKCISLIPVNGRPRTGLKTSQCSSPSLSASPGSPTRPQIRQKIENKPLQEQLSVNQIKTEPVDYEFKPIVVASGINCSTPLQNGVFTGGGPLQATSSPQGVVQAVVLPTVGLVSPISINLSDIQNVLKVAVDGNVIRQVLENNQASLASKEQETINASPIQQGGHSVISAISLPLVDQDGTTKIIINYSLEQPSQLQVVPQNLKKENPVATNSCKSEKLPEDLTVKSEKDKSFEGGVNDSTCLLCDDCPGDINALPELKHYDLKQPTQPPPLPAAEAEKPESSVSSATGDGNLSPSQPPLKNLLSLLKAYYALNAQPSAEELSKIADSVNLPLDVVKKWFEKMQAGQISVQSSEPSSPEPGKVNIPSKNNDQPQSANANEPQDSTVNLQSPLKMTNSPVLPVGSTTNGSRSSTPSPSPLNLSSSRNTQGYLYTAEGAQEEPQVEPLDLSLPKQQGELLERSTITSVYQNSVYSVQEEPLNLSCAKKEPQKDSCVTDSEPVVNVIPPSANPINIAIPTVTAQLPTIVAIADQNSVPCLRALAANKQTILIPQVAYTYSTTVSPAVQEPPLKVIQPNGNQDERQDTSSEGVSNVEDQNDSDSTPPKKKMRKTENGMYACDLCDKIFQKSSSLLRHKYEHTGKRPHECGICKKAFKHKHHLIEHMRLHSGEKPYQCDKCGKRFSHSGSYSQHMNHRYSYCKREAEERDSTEQEEAGPEILSNEHVGARASPSQGDSDERESLTREDDEDSEKEEEEEDKEMEELQEEKECEKPQGDEEEEEEEEEEAEEEEVEDAENEGEAAKPEGLMKDDRAESQASSLGQKVSESSEQVSEEKTNEA